In Silene latifolia isolate original U9 population chromosome 3, ASM4854445v1, whole genome shotgun sequence, a single window of DNA contains:
- the LOC141649208 gene encoding uncharacterized protein LOC141649208: protein MCEGAIPNGATEDQFKLRAFPFSLQDAAKYWLFYLQPGTIRTWKDMKAAFLEKYYPDSRHNHEKKAITSPEQDPSESLYKYWERFKKLVAQCPYHGLSGDDLLVNFCDGLTQQYQIMVNAATGGGVDNYSVAEAIEIIERLAARTRNYGRSRGSKTLNAIETPSSSNHKLEKTVDELTKMVAQLVGNNQGGAQGSNVECNFCQGSHPMETCPIMEEQGISKENVIAMMHGQYNSRNPNGEGYYKYDPSGNTNNIGSRDNPNLSWGGGTSRSF, encoded by the coding sequence ATGTGTGAAGGGGCCATTCCCAATGGTGCCACggaagatcaatttaagttgagagCCTTCCCATTTTCACTACAAGATGCGGCAAAATATTGGTTGTTTTACCTTCAACCGGGTACAATCCGTACTTGGAAGGATATGAAAGCGGCTTTTCTTGAGAAATACTACCCCGATTCAAGACATAACCATGAAAAGAAAGCCATCACTTCTCCTGAACAAGATCCAAGTGAGAGCTTGTATAAGTACTGGGagagattcaagaagttggttgcTCAATGTCCCTACCATGGTCTTAGTGGTGATGACCTTTTGGTCAACTTTTGTGATGGTCTTACCCAACAATATCAAATCATGGTGAATGCCGCTACGGGTGGTGGGGTTGACAACTATTCCGTGGCGGAGGCAATTGAGATCATAGAAAGGTTGGCCGCTAGGACAAGGAACTATGGAAGAAGCCGGGGGTCAAAGACTCTTAACGCCATTGAGACACCTTCTTCTTCCAACCACAAGCTTGAGAAAACCGTGGATGAACTCACAAAAATGGTAGCTCAACTAGTGGGAAACAATCAAGGAGGAGCACAAGGATCTAATGTGGAGTGTAATTTTTGTCAAGGTTCACACCCAATGGAGACTTGCCCCATCATGGAAGAACAAGGGATAAGCAAGGAAAATGTTATTGCCATGATGCATGGTCAATATAACTCTAGAAACCCCAATGGGGAAGGGTATTATAAGTATGATCCGAGCGGCAACACTAACAACATTGGGTCAAGGGACAACCCCAACCTTTCTTGGGGAGGGGGTACCTCAAGAAGCTTTTAA